The Terriglobales bacterium region GGAAGAGGAAGTTCCCGCTGGTGAGGCGGCTGGCGGTGAACGATTCGACCTGTCCGGGCATGGGCATGGTTGTAGATGAAACCATTTGGAATTTCAAATTTGTAATTTGCAAAATGAAGAGAGGCTACTGCTTGAGCGATGGGGAGCCAGTGCCCGGGTCGAGGAGCGAGCCCAGGCAGGCGGCGAGCAGCGACAGGCAGGCGTAGGTCGAGCCGCGATAGACGGCCTGGTGGATGGCGTTAGCGATGACCGCCGGGACCCGGCCTGTGATGCTGTGGAACATATCCAGTCCTGTTCCCTTAAACCCAGGAACCGGTGCGGAAAAGTAAAGATTTGTAATCAGCGGGAGACGGCGATGCGGGCGGCGGAGCGGAACACGTCGAGCAGCATCCTGCGGGTCAGCTTCCCGGTATTGGTGTTCTGCAAAGAAGGATGGTAGGCGCAGAGCAAGGTGACGCCGTGGGGAAGCCGGCAGCGGGCGCCGTGGGCGAAGCGATAACCGTTGCCGTGGGTGGAGATGCCGGCCCGGCGAAGCGCCGCGAGATAGCCGTCGAAGGCGATCTTGCCCAATACCACCACGACCTTCACCCGTTTGAGGCCGGCGAGCTCACGGTCGAGGAAGGGGGCGCAGTTGGCGAGTTCGCGGGGCGTCGGCTTGTTGGCGGGAGGCGCACAGCGCCCGACCGAGGTGATGTAAAGGCCCTTCAACTCCAGGCCGTCGTCCTTGTGAGTGGCGGTGGGTTGAGAGGCGAAGCCGGCATCGTGCAGGACGGCATAGAGAAAGTTGCCGGAGCCGTCGCCGGTGAAGGGGCGCCCGGTGCGGTTGGAGCCATGGGCGCCCGGGGCCAGACCGATGACCAGGACGCGGGCGTCGGGGTCGCCGAAGCCGGGCACCGGCTTGCCCCAGTACTCCCAGTCCTTGTAGGCGCGGCGCTTCCCGCGGGCGATCTTCTCGCAATGGGCGCGCAGGCGCGGGCAGAGCTGGCAGGAGACGATGTCGCGCTGCAGCTGGGTGAGCCAGGAGGGCATGGGCATCATTGTAATGGGCCCCGATTCCGCAAATGGGAGCGGATGTTCTTTGCTATGGTGGGCCAAAACTGCTAGTGTTATGCCGCCTTTGCGCTTCGATTCCAGACCTGCATAGACATGCGAGAAGCGATCTCGCCCTGCCTGACTCGTCGAAAAAGAACGCAATGCGAAAGCCACATTCGGAAGGGATCTCCCATGAAGAACATTTATGTGGGCAACCTCGACTACGGAGTCAACGAGGACCAGCTGCGGCAGGCGTTCGAGGCGTTCGGGCACGTTGACAAAGTGACCTTGATCCGCGACCGGGACACAGGCCAGCCCCGAGGCTTCGGCTTCGTGGAAATGACCAGCGATGCGGAGGCAGACAAGGCCATCCAGTCGCTGAACGGGACGCAGATGGGCTCGCGCGCCATCGCGGTGAATGAAGCGCGGCCGCGGGTAGAACGCGGCGGCGGGGGCGGGGGCCGGGGCGGCTTCCGGGGCGGGCGCGGACGGTACTAGAAGCTGGTAGTCGGTAGCTGGTAGCTAGTAGCTAGGAAAAAGGGCTTGGTGTGTGCCAAGTCCTTTGGCATTTTCGGCGCGCTCCAGGACGATGATGGCGGCCCACTGACCCTTCCTTTGCTGTTGCCACACGATGCGCCCGCGGAATGTCCGGGCGACGACCTCCGGCGGCAGATCGCGGTGATAATCGAAAACCGGCTCCTGCAGGCGCTCCCACCAGCGCAGAATCGCGCCCTGGGCGGGGGCCTCGTACTTGGTGGAGAAGACGTAGGCGACATCGAAGGTCGAGGTGTCGCGGGCGGCGGCGAAGATCTGCGGAGCGGAGAAGTTCTCCAAGGGCAGGACGGGAAGCGAGGCCTTCACGTATCCCAGGTAGGGCCTAGTCAACTCGTCGGTGGCAGGCCAGGCGGTGAGCACGCGGGAGGTGGAGTAGTGCGAGCTCAGGACGTCGGCGGCCGAGCGGTGCAGCAGGACATAGTCGCGGTAGGCGAGGTTGTCCTCCAGGGCAAAGCGGTGGGGCGGGTTCACGAACAGGCCGAAGACGAAGGCGGCGCAGGCGGCCGCGATCACCAGCGGCCATCCGCGGACCCGGCGGCGCAGGGTGGAGACACAGAGGATTACGAGCAACGGGACCGCGGTGAGCATGTAGCGGGCCAGCACCGCGCCTCCGATGAATGACAAGAAGACGACGTGGGCGAGCACGACGACGAGCATGGCCGCCTGGATGTGGGGCGCGATCCTGGGGCGGGTTCCCGCTGCCGCGTTACGCTCCGGCCGCGGCGGGAACATCATGGCCAGGGCGGCGGCGATGGTCAGCACGAACAGGTTCATGTAGCCGGTGACCTGCCAGAGGCGGCGCAGGCAGGCGAGCAGGATGCGCAGCGGATGGGCGGCCTGGGTGACGTTGTAGCGGAAGAATTCCGGGTTGCCGAAGACGTATCCGGTGCGGTGGTAGTGATAGGCGAACCAGGCAGCGAGTACGGCGGCGGGGACCAGCAGCAACAGGATCCTGCCTAGTGATTGTGGCGGAGGCGCGATCGACGTTTCCCGTTTCACGTTTCGCGTTTCGCGCGAAGACGAGTGGTCGAGCAGCCACCAGCTCAATTCCCAAGCCGCGAGGGCCAGCGGGACAATGACCGCCGTCTCCTTGGCGAGCACGGCGAGGGAGAAGGCGCCGATGCCGAGCGGGCGGCGGTCCTCCAGGAAGAAAGCCAGTCCCCAGAGACCAAGGGCGGCAGCGGCCACATCCACGTGGGCCATCGAACTCTGGGCGAACCACACCGGGTATAGCGCGGTGCACAGGGTGGTTGCGAGCGCGACCTGAGTGTTCATCGCCTGGCGGGCGATGCGGAAGACGGCGGCGAGGCCCAGGGCGGCGACCAGCAACATGGCTGTCCGAGTGACCGCGGGAGTGAAGCCGGAGAGCTTCCACCAGAGGGCCAGCCAGGCCATAACCAGCGGCGGATGGGCGTTGCTGGGGATGGTCTGGGGGATGAGGCTGCCGGTCTGCAGAAGGTCGTGGGCGGCGGGAATGTAGTAGCCGGCTTCGTCCCAGTAATAGGGAAGGCGGAGGAGAGGGGCGTGGGCCAGGAAGATGGTGGAGAAGATGAGGGCGAAGAGGAAAACGTGGTGATGGGGGCGCGAGCGCAAGAAGGTTTCTAGTTTCTCGTTTCTAGTTTCTAGCTTATGCACATCCCTCAGAGGCTAAAGCCGCAATCCTTCTTGCAGTTCTGTCTGTAGAGATCCTTCGTCGCTTCGCTCCTCAGGATATCGGCTGCCGGCTGCCGCTCGCCAGGGCTCGCTCACGCCGGCAAAACGCCTCTAGTTCACCACGCCGGTCTGGGCCAGGCGGGGGTCGAGCTTGATCTCGCCGAAGGTCTTCTCGTAATTGACGACGTTCTGCTGCAGGATGGTGAGCAGGGCCTTGGCCTGCTGCGGGCTGAGATAGATGCCCTGGAAATTGGTGATCTCGACGGCCGAGGGCGACTGCTGCTGCAAGGTGCCGAAGACGAGGAAGAAATCCCAGACGCTGACCCGGATCTGGACGCTGTTGGCGTAGCTCTCGCGGTAGTCGGCGGTGTTCTTGAGGGTGATGCTGGGCTGCGGGGGCATGCTCATGATGGCTTTACCTTCGGAGAAGAGTGTAACCGATGGAAAGGGTAAGAAAAACCTCACCACAGAGGACACAGCGATAACACGAAGGACACAGGAGAGACGGCGAAGACAGATGTCCGATTGAAGATTTCAGATTGCGGATTTCGGATTCTTGAGTTGGTGCGAAAGGGGGGACTCGAACCCCCATGGGTTTCCCCGCCAGATCCTAAGTCTGGTGCGTCTGCCAATTCCGCCACTTTCGCACGGGCAGCGGATTCTATTATTGCACGGCCACCTGGCCCCGGGTCGCGATTGCGACCCAAGGACCTTCAAGAGTCCCGGTAACAATCCTGGTGCCATTAGGCTTCGCCGCCGGCAGTTGAATCAGAGCATGCTGGTAACGGCAAAGCCGCCCCGCGGGGCGGCCTTGCCTGGGAGCGGGAATCTCCCGAACTCCACTAATTCAGCCCTGCTTGGGTCAGCTTCACGCTGCAGCCCACGCCGCCGACCGTATTGCACGAGGTGGCGCCCACGGAGTTTGCGATGTTGGTGAAATAGATGCTGGATGCCTGGCTGGAGCCGCTCACGTTATCCACGACGAAGCCGCTGGTGGCCCCGCTGTTCTGCCCTGGCGGGGGAGGTACGACGAAGGCGGCCGCGGCGTTGGCGGGAAAGGCGCTGGTGATATCGAAGGAGTAGACACAGGCAGTCGCGCAACCGGTCCGCGCGCCGCTGCCACCGATACTGAGGAAGATGCGGTCGGTGGCTCCGTTCTTGATCTCGGTGATGGGGGAGCACGCGCCCCCGGCGGAGGTGCTGGTGATGAGCTCGAGTGGGCCGGCATTGGTGGTGCTGTTCATCACTCCGGTGCTGTTGAAGCCTACCCGGAACAAGGCCTGATGATCGACGTGGCCGGGCTCGCGGGCGCACAGGTAGAAAAAGCCGGCGATGGAGCCCGGCGCACTGCTCAGATAGGTGTTGTCGAAGGCCCCGCTGTGCATGTCGTAGACGATGGGGCCGTTGCCGGTGAAGGAGATGGCCACCGTGCCGCCCAAGGCCGTGTTGGTCTGGAGCAGCTGTCCGGTGGTCGTGCTGGTGGCGGTGCCATCGCTGAAACCGTTGAACCAGAGCACCCTTCCGGTGGAGCCATCGACCACGGGCGGGTCCACCATCCTTCCGCCGCGGGCCAGATTGGTCCCACCCAGACAGGGGGGACTGCCGGCGGCGCAGGTGCCGACGCTGCTGCCGACCTCGCGGACGTAGCTGGCCCGGCCGGTGCTGTCGCCGATGAAAATGTTCCCCGAAACCTGGTCGAAAACCGGCCCGGTGAGGATGGCGCCGGCGTTGACCGTGATCGGCCACCCGGTGGTCACCTCGGCCGGGGTGCCGCCGAAGACCTGGGTGAACTTGTGCAGCCGGCCATTGTTGTCGCCGACGTACAGCACGTCGTGGCTGTAATCGTAGAAGGGGGAGGAGAT contains the following coding sequences:
- a CDS encoding uracil-DNA glycosylase, with the protein product MPSWLTQLQRDIVSCQLCPRLRAHCEKIARGKRRAYKDWEYWGKPVPGFGDPDARVLVIGLAPGAHGSNRTGRPFTGDGSGNFLYAVLHDAGFASQPTATHKDDGLELKGLYITSVGRCAPPANKPTPRELANCAPFLDRELAGLKRVKVVVVLGKIAFDGYLAALRRAGISTHGNGYRFAHGARCRLPHGVTLLCAYHPSLQNTNTGKLTRRMLLDVFRSAARIAVSR
- a CDS encoding RNA-binding protein; translated protein: MKNIYVGNLDYGVNEDQLRQAFEAFGHVDKVTLIRDRDTGQPRGFGFVEMTSDAEADKAIQSLNGTQMGSRAIAVNEARPRVERGGGGGGRGGFRGGRGRY
- a CDS encoding glycosyltransferase family 39 protein, producing MRSRPHHHVFLFALIFSTIFLAHAPLLRLPYYWDEAGYYIPAAHDLLQTGSLIPQTIPSNAHPPLVMAWLALWWKLSGFTPAVTRTAMLLVAALGLAAVFRIARQAMNTQVALATTLCTALYPVWFAQSSMAHVDVAAAALGLWGLAFFLEDRRPLGIGAFSLAVLAKETAVIVPLALAAWELSWWLLDHSSSRETRNVKRETSIAPPPQSLGRILLLLVPAAVLAAWFAYHYHRTGYVFGNPEFFRYNVTQAAHPLRILLACLRRLWQVTGYMNLFVLTIAAALAMMFPPRPERNAAAGTRPRIAPHIQAAMLVVVLAHVVFLSFIGGAVLARYMLTAVPLLVILCVSTLRRRVRGWPLVIAAACAAFVFGLFVNPPHRFALEDNLAYRDYVLLHRSAADVLSSHYSTSRVLTAWPATDELTRPYLGYVKASLPVLPLENFSAPQIFAAARDTSTFDVAYVFSTKYEAPAQGAILRWWERLQEPVFDYHRDLPPEVVARTFRGRIVWQQQRKGQWAAIIVLERAENAKGLGTHQALFPSY
- a CDS encoding DUF3467 domain-containing protein encodes the protein MSMPPQPSITLKNTADYRESYANSVQIRVSVWDFFLVFGTLQQQSPSAVEITNFQGIYLSPQQAKALLTILQQNVVNYEKTFGEIKLDPRLAQTGVVN